From a region of the Plasmodium malariae genome assembly, contig: PmUG01_00_31, whole genome shotgun sequence genome:
- the PmUG01_00057400 gene encoding PIR protein gives MEAVDYEKIFKDSKPYNIYKELDDEVKDVTDGQHCTEFEGINSTHKEKYVTLCKKVSKLLKYVFDKDKLKKSKEYCSHYRNWVYQEIWNLFKEGASNNDIEDVINKFNKLQFDLFSHYKRSDCSYRFDIKNLQGLNYKVEEKYLYDYFKNYNTIKTSENCNKCTNDKYKEYLKSISDIYNNWKDSCCWYGKSVCDNYFLSCKDEFDPSEILSAFLSKGNGSCDGLNSITANFDEEELNSMVSDLETLNTITYGTCHYLDNHELTPGEKRRQHCNLLAASVMLTRSAPTAGNDGSRASVSGSSSGSAISESRADQTGGDPSRRPALQGQLDAKGKEGDSDRAEVKQVVSPMKDASDNFRWKIAATGQLKCSSKNKKEAELAMCNFMEELIEGGHAKKIEGTEKYTLDIKNGWTTEKLRVYRERIRKRSIYESNILNNIFVRISTGVTLVMGIIFIFYLFFKFTPFGSRLCRHRKRKQRYRLDFTDLSTRKRPRRFLKRTYRHSDRRRFNVVNVEDELHSSNDLRNIN, from the exons atgGAAGCTGTagattat gaaaaaatttttaaggaTTCAAAAccgtataatatatataaagaattgGATGATGAAGTTAAAGATGTGACTGATGGCCAACATTGTACTGAATTTGAAGGAATAAATTCTACtcacaaagaaaaatatgttacactttgtaaaaaagtatcaaaacttttaaaatatgtgttTGATAAggataaattgaaaaaaagtaaGGAATATTGTTCGCACTATAGAAACTGGGTATATCAAGAAATATGGAATTTGTTTAAAGAAGGTGCATCAAATAATGATATCGAAGatgttattaataaatttaataaattacagTTTGATCTTTTCTCTCATTACAAAAGGAGTGATTGTTCATATAGATTTGATATTAAGAATTTGCAGGGATTGAATTATAAAGTCGAAGAGAAGTATTTGtatgattattttaaaaattataacactATTAAAACTAGTGAAAATTGTAATAAGTGTAcgaatgataaatataaagaataccTTAAATCTATcagtgatatatataacaattgGAAGGATTCTTGTTGTTGGTATGGAAAATCAGTATGcgacaattattttttaagttgtAAAGATGAGTTTGATCCGAGTGAAATCTTATCTGCATTTCTATCTAAAGGCAATGGAAGTTGTGATGGGCTAAATAGTATTACAGCTAATTTTGATGAAGAAGAATTAAATTCTATGGTATCAGATCTAGAAACGTTGAACACAATTACTTATGGCACATGCCATTATCTAGATAATCACGAACTTACACCAGGTGAAAAGAGACGTCAACATTGTAATTTATTAGCAGCATCTGTCATGTTAACTAGAAGTGCGCCTACAGCTGGAAATGATGGATCAAGAGCATCTGTTAGTGGATCCTCTTCAGGTAGTGCGATTTCAGAGTCCAGGGCAGATCAAACAGGAGGAGATCCATCAAGAAGACCTGCATTACAAGGTCAACTTGATgcaaaaggaaaagaaggaGATTCTGATAGAGCCGAAGTAAAACAAGTTGTATCTCCTATGAAAGACGCATCTGATAATTTTAGATGGAAAATTGCTGCAACCGGACAATTAAAATGTTcgagtaaaaataaaaaagaagctGAATTAGCAATGTGCAATTTTATGGAAGAACTGATTGAAGGTGGTCATgctaaaaaaatagaaggtACAGAGAAGTATACTTTGGATATTAAAAATGGATGGACTACTGAAAAATTAAGAGTATATCGTGAAAGAATAAGGAAAAGATCAATTTATgaatcaaatatattaaacaacATTTTTGTCCGTATTTCTACAGGAGTTACTCTAGTAATgggaattatttttatattttaccttttttttaaa ttcaCTCCCTTCGGATCACGTTTATGTAGacatagaaaaagaaaacaaaggTATAGACTTGATTTTACCGATTTAAGTACACGCAAACGACCAAGACGCTTCTTAAAACGTACTTATAGACATTCTGACAGGAGAAGATTTAACGTAGTAAATGTAGAAGATGAACTTCATTCATCAAATGATTTACGGAATATCAACTGA
- the PmUG01_00057300 gene encoding STP1 protein: protein MEGCASRDYSGLGFAAGHYLVKPEFRQTKNQILSGLASLGKKIIKEEFRKECLELTNFLIEKKDKPPRFTNPKSWVPVLRNYFKHKFDKITQHGGCPMIFDKKEKDLLELKYDALDFCEKNISYKNKLTAFKKGSNKYDCSNDTQCIQDCTEYETWFISKKEYFESNRNLVRESCTSKSSSSEFPTKQCNIMNSRMLNNIPKCLHKKPQEPTQAPPKEKVLTDPELYQVNAIDSPVSQDQSISQVEYLPDGASNSPSEGQSNSLSEDTHSDPPQLQTESEGNSETSLTNVTADTQSGHTEIAKDLKNLAPAEEKIRTSTVQPSTVQDTKTESITEPIMVSTKSLYPEAPSRSTADPKIYGNINYIYFHIFVITKQIYVCIYKFNSVPVDNSHNPYYALMGKFKKKKNIRRKVKFLRILLPSHSVKKDILLSDDHLDQTIHDDEEIIKKLKIHEHNTINNTNMLKRKKDRSKTIIEVHMEVLEEFRNEEWELKKGEFLAVCLEEYKYEKHRTYPNLINCDQMENIKCSNDIEEKKIIWNKWIEKHRNLSEKLKKEDWFNNLKNEWKKEKAMVNETEELNKKYLNENEKGSHLEREKDAWRGWISNRGKIVEHYLEQDWLKGLTNEFDNILDEYENEGTENSVSLINIEEMEHNKSCEELYKYIKKKLLSKLCVLVFMTILEECKKEKNVENKESYLDSSINECNSEKNLDRKYHIIENVVEKGNNVLENSENTEIFDYKEENNFTDEIKDWIGEDDIYVNSI, encoded by the exons ATGGAAGGTTGTGCTTCCCGG GACTACAGTGGTTTAGGTTTTGCAGCAGGGCATTACCTTGTGAAACCAGAATTTAGACAAACTAAAAATCAAATTTTATCTGGCCTTGCTTCTTTAggaaaaaagataattaaaGAAGAATTCAGAAAAGAATGCTTAGAACTgactaattttttaattgagAAAAAGGATAAACCTCCACGATTTACTAATCCTAAGAGTTGGGTACCAGTACTTAGgaattattttaaacataaatttGACAAGATTACTCAACATGGTGGATGTCCTATGATTTTTgataagaaagaaaaagatcttctagaattaaaatatgatgcACTAGATTTctgtgaaaaaaatatatcatataaaaataagctAACTGCCTTCAAAAAGGgaagtaataaatatgacTGTAGTAATGATACTCAGTGTATACAAGATTGTACAGAATATGAGACGTGGTTTATAAgtaaaaaggaatattttgAGAGTAATAGAAATCTCGTTAGAGAAAGTTGCACATCTAAAAGCTCTTCATCAGAATTTCCTACAAAACAATGCAACATAATGAATTCTAGaatgttaaataatattccTAAATGCCTACATAAGAAACCACAGGAACCTACTCAAGCACCACCTaaagaaaaagtattaaCCGATCCAGAATTATATCAAGTTAATGCTATAGATTCGCCAGTATCTCAAGATCAAAGTATATCACAAGTGGAGTATCTACCTGACGGCGCATCTAATAGTCCATCTGAAGGACAATCAAACAGTTTGTCAGAGGATACACATTCAGATCCACCTCAACTACAAACAGAATCCGAAGGAAACTCTGAGACAAGTTTAACTAACGTAACAGCAGATACACAATCTGGACACACTGAAATAGCCAAAGATCTTAAAAATTTGGCGCCTGCAGAGGAAAAAATACGCACTTCTACAGTACAGCCTTCAACTGTTCAAGATACAAAAACAGAAAGTATTACAGAACCTATTATGGTATCAACTAAATCACTATATCCTGAAGCCCCTTCTCGTAGTACTGCAGACCCTAAAATTTATGGtaacattaattatatttactttcatatttttgtaataactaaacaaatttatgtatgtatatataaatttaattcagTTCCAGTAGATAATTCACATAACCCATAT TACGCTCTAATGGGGAAgtttaaaaagaagaaaaatataagaagaaAAGTTAAATTCCTCAGAATACTACTACCTTCGCATTCTGTTAAAAAAGACATACTTTTATCAGATGATCATTTGGATCAGACGATACatgatgatgaagaaatcataaaaaaattaaaaatacatgaacataacactataaataatacaaatatgctaaagagaaaaaaggacAGATCCAAAACTATTATAGAAGTACATATGGAAGTACTTGAGGAATTCAGAAATGAAGAAtgggaattaaaaaaaggtgAATTTTTAGCAGTATGTCTAGAAGAatacaaatatgaaaaacataGAACCTATcctaatttaataaattgtgatcaaatggaaaatattaaatgtagcAATGatattgaagaaaaaaaaattatatggaaTAAATGGATAGAAAAGCACAGAAATCTttctgaaaaattgaaaaaagaagattggtttaataatttgaaaaatgaatggaaaaaagagaaagctATGGTAAATGAAACGGAAGAATTAAacaagaaatatttaaacgaaaatgaaaaaggttCACATTTAGAAAGGGAAAAAGATGCATGGAGAGGGTGGATATCAAACAGAGGTAAAATTGTAGAACATTATTTGGAACAGGACTGGTTAAAGGGATTAACAAATGAatttgataatatattagatgaatatgaaaatgaagGAACTGAAAATAGTGTAtcactaataaatatagaagaaaTGGAACATAACAAAAGTTGcgaagaattatataagtatattaaaaaaaaattattatcaaaatTGTGTGTGCTTGTATTTATGACAATATTAGAGGAGtgcaaaaaagagaaaaatgtagaaaataaGGAATCATATTTAGACAGTTCAATAAATGAATGtaattcagaaaaaaatttagatagGAAATATCACATTATAGAAAATGTTGTTGAAAAGGGAAACAATGTTTTGGAAAATAGTGAAAATACTGAAATTTTTGATTATaaggaagaaaataattttacagaTGAAATAAAGGATTGGATAGGAGAagatgatatatatgtaaattctATATAA